Proteins from one Deinococcus actinosclerus genomic window:
- a CDS encoding V-type ATPase subunit subunit G family protein, with protein sequence MDVSSRVLSELASREAALDAQIETARAQAQETVDAAQAQAASILRDAEARVKAMQAEQDQQLARDVQQVREESSASAQSQAQAIRARAEAKLGEAVDTIMRAVLP encoded by the coding sequence TTGGACGTCTCAAGTCGAGTCTTAAGTGAACTGGCCAGCCGCGAGGCAGCGCTGGACGCGCAGATCGAAACGGCCCGCGCGCAGGCGCAGGAGACCGTGGACGCTGCCCAGGCGCAGGCCGCGAGCATCCTCCGCGACGCGGAAGCCCGCGTGAAGGCCATGCAGGCCGAGCAGGATCAGCAGCTGGCCCGCGACGTGCAGCAGGTGCGCGAGGAATCCAGCGCCAGTGCACAGTCCCAGGCACAGGCCATCCGCGCGCGCGCGGAAGCCAAACTGGGCGAGGCCGTGGACACCATCATGAGGGCGGTGCTTCCGTGA